In Candida orthopsilosis Co 90-125, chromosome 4 draft sequence, a single genomic region encodes these proteins:
- a CDS encoding Mss51 mRNA maturation factor → MMYSISHVCRRSIQSNVSRRRNFSLFWKMLSMNDPNKEKDERKLYSWDESPYEDIRTHAALIRAKALCPVTHKPVNFVCPYSGIPTHASKEAWEKDTEYHAKKKYELLKKVNLYEHDLRSGRKFEEFAFPGEQERDFMINMSDWDSFFYTRDFPPMNDEFNLAAATKVLTYPMTIGSILHKFSPYQIEPKGPVTVEGAKSLGALRYTLYPPYQKTIDGVTHFKERPIRIFILGPRMESMLPGYVWKQFGYLFPKSRFEIHLIGPEAYFDKETRSFASVNTPNGRPLIERFDDQITIHHHTQYFNELYDMGDLFPFDPYLDVFFLFHPGFQTADQIHWDKSLKGLLESKCPIYVTGFHDEDIQREIDWLKRHELNGEMDLLMQKSDNKFACTKLDIVDSNPTETFNLNSKVFGFRGKRYHAIKV, encoded by the coding sequence ATGATGTATTCAATAAGCCATGTGTGCAGGCGATCCATACAAAGTAATGTATCCAGAAGGAGGAacttttcattattttggaaaatgcTATCCATGAATGATCCcaataaagaaaaggatGAAAGAAAGTTGTATAGTTGGGATGAGTCTCCATATGAGGATATTCGAACACATGCGGCACTTATAAGAGCAAAAGCATTGTGTCCAGTAACACACAAACCTGTCAATTTTGTATGCCCGTATTCGGGAATACCTACACATGCATCAAAAGAAGCATGGGAAAAGGATACAGAATACCATgcaaagaagaaatatgaacttttgaaaaaagtcaACTTGTATGAGCATGATTTGAGATCGGGAAggaaatttgaagaatttgcaTTTCCCGGTGAACAAGAGAGGGATTTCATGATTAATATGAGTGATTGGGATTCATTCTTTTATACTAGAGATTTCCCACCTatgaatgatgaatttaatTTAGCAGCCGCCACTAAAGTCCTTACGTATCCAATGACAATAGGATCTATTTTGCATAAATTTTCGccttatcaaattgaaccaaAGGGTCCAGTGACTGTGGAAGGAGCCAAGTCTTTAGGAGCATTGAGGTACACGTTATACCCACCTTACCAAAAGACAATTGATGGAGTAACACATTTTAAAGAAAGACCAATTAGGATATTCATTTTGGGTCCTAGAATGGAATCCATGTTACCAGGATATGTTTGGAAGCAATTTGGATACTTGTTCCCTAAAAGTAGGTTTGAAATCCATTTGATTGGACCTGAAGCATATTTTgacaaagaaacaagatCATTTGCTTCTGTAAATACTCCGAATGGACGTCCATTGATTGAAAGATTCGATGATCAGATCACCATCCACCACCACACTCAATATTTCAATGAACTCTACGATATGGGTGACTTGTTCCCATTTGATCCATACTTGGATGTTTTTTTCCTATTCCACCCTGGTTTCCAAACTGCTGATCAAATACACTGGgacaaatcattgaaagGATTATTGGAATCCAAATGCCCGATTTATGTTACTGGTTTCCATGATGAAGACATTCAAAGGGAGATTGATTGGTTGAAACGTCatgaattgaatggtgAGATGGACTTGCTTATGCAAAAATCGGACAATAAATTTGCCTGTACGAAATTGgacattgttgattcaaatccCACAGAGACATTTAATTTGAATAGTAAGGTGTTCGGTTTCAGAGGTAAGAGGTATCATGCCATCAAGGTGTGA
- a CDS encoding Fgr34 protein (protein lacking an homolog in S.), with amino-acid sequence MTELPPSRIHILIRSTELNLQNERSLFEINSNTTVKELKQSIIQRLDNRQVTRTFYEQVVLSFQERVLPNDPATDELDVPVALQLTNDGIREMNNVIPINLQIKSAVNGILSREFWQDLTAEDRFDFLPIINQETESAQSENHIEPNVAVIEPMKIVAGDDCVWQLTGDTHESISDGHGTNKLVNQDGISQKIFEITSTTNGNEKVALNTSQCIIVDNEIHQPYMLLSPAGIAKVDSVFKSQKVKVVLQNQTNAEHVQDEQGGRRQFDDDMLERVVSTGKRLLLLVFKIAFVLIFLGYKPNKHMQENWIKYVVLSLVSFNIYVLFFTGENRIQRLLEPGLDLARQPRATQNFIQGIRILTRTREHVSNLALGVQNELLGIVVSRTWDFEYIMSNEPNWYLAIASNFENLWKDALIYVLSISPSFQIKLYDELHKRKRMELKLFQEKVRSFYDLVLSLIQEYNKRHTPSFNLPQAIELEPVLEILETEREEEKFEYLVKYYKCLKSTFDVFNKLYVKHNSLTNDQVDFLNSEFDRFVASRN; translated from the coding sequence ATGACCGAGCTACCCCCATCCAGGATTCATATATTGATTAGATCTACCGAGCTTAATCTTCAGAACGAACGATCActatttgaaattaattCAAACACTACAGTCAAAGAGTTGAAACAATCAATAATTCAAAGATTGGACAACCGACAAGTGACAAGGACATTTTATGAACAAGTGGTATTGTCGTTTCAAGAACGGGTACTTCCAAATGACCCTGCAACTGATGAGCTTGATGTTCCTGTGGCTCTTCAACTTACAAATGATGGAATTCGAGAAATGAATAATGTAATTCCAATAAATctacaaatcaaaagtgCAGTCAATGGAATTCTAAGTCGAGAGTTTTGGCAAGATTTAACTGCAGAGGATAGATTCGATTTCCTACCGATAATCAATCAAGAGACTGAAAGTGCACAGAGTGAAAATCACATTGAACCCAATGTGGCAGTAATTGAGCCAATGAAAATTGTGGCTGGTGATGATTGCGTATGGCAATTGACAGGTGATACTCATGAGTCAATCTCGGATGGCCATGGAACAAACAAGCTTGTTAACCAAGATGGTATCTCCCaaaagatttttgaaataaccTCAACGACAAATGGCAATGAAAAGGTTGCTTTAAACACTTCACAATGTATCATAGTGGACAATGAAATTCACCAACCGTACATGCTATTGAGCCCTGCTGGAATTGCCAAGGTGGATTCCGTCTTCAAACTGCAAAAGGTGAAAGTggtgttgcaaaatcagACTAATGCCGAACATGTCCAGGATGAACAAGGAGGTAGACGccaatttgatgatgacatgTTAGAACGAGTTGTATCCACCGGAAAGCGTTTGCTATTGCTTGTATTCAAGATTGCATTCGTCTTAATTTTCCTTGGCTACAAACCTAATAAGCACATGCAAGAAAACTGGATCAAGTATGTTGTTTTGTCCCTTGTGCTGTTCAATATTTACGTATTATTTTTCACTGGTGAGAATCGGATCCAGAGACTACTAGAGCCTGGCCTTGATTTAGCTCGTCAACCACGTGCAACTCAGAATTTCATCCAAGGAATTCGTATCTTGACAAGAACTAGAGAACATGTTTCCAATCTTGCTCTTGGAGTCCAGAATGAGCTTTTGGGAATAGTTGTTTCTCGTACTTGGGATTTTGAGTACATAATGAGCAATGAGCCCAATTGGTACCttgcaattgcatcaaattTTGAGAATTTATGGAAAGATGCATTGATTTACGTGTTATCAATACTGCcatcttttcaaatcaagcTTTATGATGAGTTGCATAAACGGAAACGCATGgagttgaagttgtttcaAGAAAAGGTACGTCTGTTCTATGATCTTGTGTTGCTGCTTATACAAGAGTATAATAAAAGGCATACTCCTAGTTTTAATTTACCTCAGGCTATTGAACTTGAACCAGTACTTGAAATACTAGAGACGGAGAGAgaggaagaaaaatttgagTATTTGGTAAAATACTATAAATGCTTGAAATCTACATTTGATGTATTCAACAAGCTTTATGTCAAACACAATTCATTGACCAATGACCAAGttgactttttgaataGTGAATTTGATAGATTTGTAGCATCTCGTAATTGA